Genomic DNA from Amycolatopsis alba DSM 44262:
AGATGACCACGCCGCTCAGCCCGGCCGCTTCGGCTTCGAGGACGGCGAGGTCTCCGACGCAGCTTTCGTCGAGCCTGCCGCGGTTGTCGACGACGAGGACATCGCCGGGGTTCGCGATCTCGTACGCCTCCAGGAAGACGTCGACGCTGCCGACGTGCCGGGCGGGGGTCACCCGCCCGGCGACCCGGCTGCCGGGCACGACCGCGTGCGTGCCGGCGGGCGCGCACCGGACCGGGACGCCGGCGCGGACGCAGCCGTCGGTCAGATGCGCGGTGGTCAGCAGGGCGAACCGCTGCCGAAGCTCTTCGGGATCCATATCCCGACTTTAGCCACGGCGCCACACCACGGGGATGCCGTCGATGCCGCTCTCCAGCGTTCCGGCGATCTCGCCGTTCTCGCCCACGACGGTGCCGTACGCGTTGCCAGGTGAGGGGAGCGCCGTCACCGGGTCACCCGGAGACCACGCCGTGGGGATCCTCGGCGAAACCCATCCCGTGACCAGGCCGGACCCGTTGAGTGCCATGGTGGACATGCCGCTCGGTACCTCCTGGGAGGTGTCGAACGCCGTCCAGAGCCGATCGCCCAGCTGCGTCGAGGCCAGCACCTTCCCGTTCCGGATCGCGATCCCGCGTGATTCGCGGAGGCCGTCCGGGAGGACGAGTTGCCGCAGCACCCCGTCCTTCCAGAGCCAGGTACCGCCGAACTGCTCGTTCAGCAGGATGGTGCCGTCCTGGTCGATGTCGACGGGGGAGAGCAACGGCGGGACGTCCAGCTTCACCGGGTGCTCGCGGTCGCCGGACGGCCAGAAAGCAGCTGTGGAGCCATAGCGGATGTCGTTGAACACCGTGCCGACGACGTCGCCGCGGTCGTTCGTGCCGAGGGCCTGCGAGTTGTAGTAGCCCGGAACCTTGCCCAGGAACTGGAACTCGCCGTTCTCGAAGGCGAAGGCGTGCTTGCCGGGGTAGTGGCTCCCTTCCGAGTAGTAGACGGCGCTGCCGAGGACGGAACCCGACGCGTTCTCGTCCGCCGCTTCGACCCTGGTGTAGCCGTCCGGGACGCCGTGGTCCACGACGGTCCCGCCGTTCCAGGTGACCAGCCTCCCGTCGGCGGTCCCCGCGTAACCCCCGGCGCCGTTCGTGCCTGCCACCCGTGCGGTGCCGCTGCCGCCGGGCGGCAACGGCAGGTAGCTCATCGTCCAGTCGCTCGCCGACGCGGTGCCCGTCGACAGCAGCCCGGCGGCGACGGTGGCGGCCAGGACCAAGCTCGTTCTTCTCATCGAAACCCCCTGTGAGTGGTGTTCTCCCTGTTTAACGGGGGTGCGGACCGCTCGTCTGCGTCACCTGACACTCAGCGTGCCGTAAGTAACATCCGTTCAGGATTGTATGTAAGGGGTTGATAAATACAGTCCTGTCTGTATCTTCAGGTTCAGCAGCGACCCGGCAACGACAAGGAGCGTCGTGGTGGCCAACAAGGTGTACGTCGTCGGCGTGGGCATGACGAAGTTCGAGAAACCCGGACGCCGCGAGGACTGGGACTACCCGCAGATGGCCAGGGAGTCGGGGACCAAGGCGCTCGAAGACGCCGGGATCTCCTTCGACGAGGTGAAGCAGGCCTACGTCGGCTACGTCTACGGCGAGTCGACCTCGGGGCAGCGCGCGGTCTACGAGCTGGGCATGACCGGGATCCCGGTGGTCAACGTCAACAACAACTGCTCGACCGGGTCGACCGCGCTGTACCTGGCCGCGGAAGCGATCCGCGGCGGCCGCGCGGACTGCGCGCTCGCGCTCGGGTTCGAGAAGATGCAGCCGGGTTCGCTCGGCTCGACCTACGACGACCGCGAGCAGCCGATGGGCAGGCACCTCCAGGCTCTCGCGGAGATTTCCGAAGTGCTCTTCCCGCCCGCGCCGTGGATGTTCGGCGCGGCGGGCCGCGAGCACATGAAGACCTACGGCACCACGGCCGAGCATTTCGCCAAGATCGGCGAGAAGAACCACCGGCACTCGGTGAACAACCCGTACGCGCAGTTCCAGGAAAGCTATTCGCTGCAGGACATCCTCGACTCGCGGATGATCTACGACCCGCTCACCAAGCTCCAGTGCTCCCCGACCTCGGACGGCTCCGGAGCGGCGATCCTCGCCAGCGAGTCCTTTGTGGACTCGCACGGGCTCGCCGGTCAGGCCGTCGAGGTCGTCGGGCAGGCGATGACCACCGACTTCGCCAGTACCTTCGACGGCACCGCGAAGAACATCATCGGCTACGACATGAACGTCCAGGCTGCCCGCCAGGTGTACGACCAGGCCGGGCTCGGCGCGGAGGACTTCCAGGTCATCGAGCTGCACGACTGCTTCTCCGCCAACGAGCTCCTGCTCTACGAAGCGCTCGGGCTCTGTGCCGAAGGGGAAGCCGGGAAGCTCGTCGACTCCGGGGACACCACCTACGGCGGCAAGTGGGTCGTCAACCCCTCCGGCGGGCTGATCTCCAAGGGCCACCCGCTCGGCGCCACCGGCCTCGCGCAGTGCGCCGAGCTGACCTGGCAGCTGCGCGGCACCGCAGACAAACGCCAGGTCGACGGCGTCGAAGCCGCACTCCAGCACAACATCGGACTCGGCGGCGCCGCCGTCGTCACCGCCTACCAGCGCGCCGAGCGCTGATCTCACCGAAAGGAACAACCATGGGCAAGATCAGTGCCTCCGTCGAACTCCCCGCGGCCCCCGGCAAGGTCTGGGCGGAGTTCTCCAACCCCAACAACTTCGAGAAGTGGCTGACCATCCACACCAAGTGGAAGGGCGAGGTCCCGGCCGAGT
This window encodes:
- a CDS encoding thiolase C-terminal domain-containing protein, which codes for MVANKVYVVGVGMTKFEKPGRREDWDYPQMARESGTKALEDAGISFDEVKQAYVGYVYGESTSGQRAVYELGMTGIPVVNVNNNCSTGSTALYLAAEAIRGGRADCALALGFEKMQPGSLGSTYDDREQPMGRHLQALAEISEVLFPPAPWMFGAAGREHMKTYGTTAEHFAKIGEKNHRHSVNNPYAQFQESYSLQDILDSRMIYDPLTKLQCSPTSDGSGAAILASESFVDSHGLAGQAVEVVGQAMTTDFASTFDGTAKNIIGYDMNVQAARQVYDQAGLGAEDFQVIELHDCFSANELLLYEALGLCAEGEAGKLVDSGDTTYGGKWVVNPSGGLISKGHPLGATGLAQCAELTWQLRGTADKRQVDGVEAALQHNIGLGGAAVVTAYQRAER